A section of the Arabiibacter massiliensis genome encodes:
- a CDS encoding response regulator transcription factor: MAAGGFGMVDGHLRDKRILVVDDERELASMVAAILQGAGFACVDVAHAGDEALAAVDERATAPDRAYQLFVLDVMMPRMDGFELLARLRERPSCARVPVVFLTAKDEPFDRVSGLSLGADDYIAKPFLPQELVLRLAAVLRRCYAEESPLLELDASSVNLATAEVERADGETAVLTAKEHEILSVLARNAGRIVTIDALCEACWGTSFGYENSLMAHIRRLREKIEANPSKPVSLVTVKGLGYKLVKRG, translated from the coding sequence ATGGCGGCGGGCGGATTCGGCATGGTGGACGGGCATCTGCGCGACAAGCGCATACTCGTCGTGGACGACGAGCGCGAGCTGGCCAGCATGGTGGCGGCCATCCTGCAGGGCGCGGGCTTCGCCTGCGTCGACGTCGCGCATGCGGGCGACGAGGCGCTCGCGGCCGTCGACGAGCGCGCGACGGCGCCCGATCGCGCCTACCAGCTGTTCGTGCTCGACGTCATGATGCCGCGCATGGACGGCTTCGAGCTGCTCGCCCGCCTGCGGGAGCGGCCCAGCTGCGCGCGCGTGCCCGTCGTGTTCCTCACCGCGAAGGACGAGCCCTTCGACCGCGTGAGCGGGCTCTCGCTCGGCGCTGACGACTACATCGCCAAGCCGTTCCTCCCCCAGGAGCTCGTGCTGCGTCTGGCCGCGGTGCTCAGACGCTGCTACGCCGAGGAAAGCCCCTTGCTCGAGCTCGACGCGAGCAGCGTGAACCTGGCCACCGCCGAGGTGGAGCGCGCGGACGGCGAGACGGCGGTGCTCACGGCCAAGGAGCACGAGATACTGAGCGTGCTCGCGCGCAACGCCGGGCGCATCGTCACCATCGACGCCTTGTGCGAGGCGTGCTGGGGCACATCGTTCGGCTACGAGAACTCGCTCATGGCGCACATCCGGCGGCTGCGCGAGAAGATCGAGGCCAACCCGTCGAAGCCCGTCTCGCTCGTCACCGTCAAGGGCCTCGGCTACAAGCTCGTGAAGCGCGGCTAG
- a CDS encoding sodium:proton antiporter produces MEALMLALLMLAAVLLSSVIDQLVPKVSSPLIQIALGLAIALLAQQQINIRLDPELFLVLFIAPLLFDEAKNVDKGALWRNRRPVLSLAVGLVIVTAVIIGFSVNLLLPVELAVAIALGAALGPTDAVAVASLSKETDLSPRAKSILEGESLINDASGIVAFQFALAAAVTGSFSLVNATTDFLFSFFGGIAVGLVLGYLGNLIVRKVRSWGLENTTFHVLFEVFTPFIVYLAGDALGTSGILAVVAAGLVNVISPRTIGPSISRMNIVSTSVWRVVSFALNGVVFVLLGTQLPRAMQRSWDDASIENGLLIGVVLLITFIYLAVRFLWLLGVERVHDRSFPAERRTGWRQAARSALTMALAGPKGTITLAVIFTIPFYLPADAAGASAPFPQRDLVIFLACGVIVVTLLLATFVVPLLAPKKPASDEDIRCDETQVSLQILRSVIEELASRQTPETRAATQVVLRSYNQRVARIKSTNDIEQEPNIALRLQAVHWEQELVEGLINREDIYPLVGYQYLSRLGRIENMLRHHRGRWSVHNFLLRARAILRSGWHRFVRGLPGASMTERTQAVRDLQIRSAEHVSEKLRAILASPEADVPAEDVSALLLEYQRAVRNLKNANPSITAMATTAGKAVEIERLGLRLELEQIQTRYEKGELCRSSYKRLRENVYLMQVDLEDNV; encoded by the coding sequence TTGGAAGCGCTCATGCTCGCCCTCCTCATGCTGGCCGCGGTCCTCCTCTCCTCGGTGATCGACCAGCTCGTGCCCAAGGTATCCTCGCCGCTCATCCAGATCGCGCTCGGGCTGGCCATCGCGCTTCTCGCCCAGCAGCAGATCAACATCCGGCTCGACCCCGAGCTCTTCCTCGTGCTGTTCATCGCGCCGCTTCTGTTCGACGAGGCGAAGAACGTGGACAAGGGCGCCCTGTGGCGCAACCGCAGGCCCGTGCTGTCGCTGGCCGTGGGGCTCGTCATCGTCACGGCGGTGATCATCGGGTTCTCGGTGAACCTGCTTCTACCCGTGGAGCTGGCTGTGGCCATCGCGCTCGGCGCGGCGCTCGGGCCCACCGACGCCGTGGCCGTGGCGTCGCTCTCGAAGGAGACGGACCTCTCGCCGCGCGCGAAGAGCATCCTGGAGGGCGAGTCGCTCATCAACGACGCGTCGGGCATCGTGGCGTTCCAGTTCGCGCTGGCCGCCGCCGTCACGGGGTCGTTCTCGCTCGTCAACGCCACCACCGACTTTTTGTTCAGCTTCTTCGGCGGCATCGCGGTGGGGCTCGTGCTGGGATATCTCGGCAACCTCATCGTGCGCAAGGTGCGCTCCTGGGGGCTCGAGAACACGACGTTCCACGTGCTGTTCGAGGTGTTCACCCCGTTCATCGTCTACCTCGCGGGCGACGCCCTGGGCACGAGCGGCATCCTCGCCGTCGTGGCGGCGGGCCTGGTGAACGTCATCTCGCCGCGCACCATCGGGCCGTCCATCTCGCGCATGAACATCGTATCCACGAGCGTGTGGCGCGTGGTGTCCTTCGCGCTCAACGGCGTGGTGTTCGTGCTGCTGGGAACCCAGCTGCCGCGCGCCATGCAACGCTCCTGGGACGATGCGAGCATCGAGAACGGCCTGCTCATCGGCGTCGTCCTGCTGATCACGTTCATCTATCTGGCCGTGCGGTTCCTGTGGCTTCTCGGCGTGGAACGCGTGCACGACCGCTCCTTCCCGGCGGAGAGGCGCACGGGCTGGAGGCAGGCCGCGCGCTCGGCGCTCACGATGGCGCTCGCGGGCCCGAAGGGGACCATCACCCTGGCGGTGATCTTCACCATCCCCTTCTACCTGCCCGCCGACGCTGCGGGGGCCTCGGCTCCCTTCCCCCAGCGCGACCTCGTCATCTTCCTGGCATGCGGCGTCATCGTGGTCACGCTGCTGCTCGCCACGTTCGTCGTGCCGCTGCTCGCGCCCAAGAAGCCCGCCTCCGACGAGGACATACGTTGCGACGAGACGCAGGTGAGCCTTCAGATCCTGCGCTCCGTCATCGAGGAGCTGGCCTCGCGCCAGACCCCCGAGACCCGCGCGGCCACGCAGGTGGTGCTCCGCTCCTACAACCAGCGCGTCGCCCGCATCAAGAGCACCAACGACATCGAGCAGGAGCCGAACATCGCGCTTCGGCTGCAGGCCGTCCACTGGGAGCAGGAGCTCGTCGAGGGGCTCATCAACCGAGAGGACATCTACCCCCTCGTCGGCTACCAGTACCTGAGCCGCCTCGGCCGCATCGAGAACATGCTCCGGCACCATCGGGGGCGCTGGTCGGTCCACAACTTCCTGTTGCGCGCCCGCGCCATCCTCCGCTCGGGGTGGCACCGCTTCGTGCGCGGCCTCCCGGGCGCAAGCATGACCGAGCGTACCCAAGCCGTCCGCGACCTGCAGATACGCTCGGCCGAGCACGTCTCGGAGAAGCTGCGCGCGATTCTGGCCTCGCCCGAGGCCGACGTGCCCGCCGAGGACGTGAGCGCGCTTCTGCTGGAATACCAGCGCGCCGTGCGCAACCTGAAAAACGCCAACCCCTCCATCACCGCGATGGCCACCACGGCGGGCAAGGCCGTCGAGATCGAGCGGCTGGGCCTGCGCCTGGAGCTCGAGCAGATCCAGACCCGCTACGAGAAGGGCGAGCTCTGCCGCTCCTCCTACAAGCGCCTCCGCGAGAACGTCTACCTCATGCAGGTTGACCTGGAGGACAATGTGTGA
- a CDS encoding DUF1836 domain-containing protein — MNIASVNESPYATRLAAFRLPRYDDIPGIDLYMDQLIGYLEQTLEPLYQPDEKIITRSMVNNYVKQGVLASAAGKKYTRSHIAYLIVICTLKQTFSIAEIDRLIRMQIASFDTHVAYDYYCDAFEAALRALFSPEPSSPQGLMSGLNDGDFERDLVLASTAAVAYTLHIKASIAAAGSPDR, encoded by the coding sequence GTGAACATCGCGTCCGTCAACGAATCCCCCTACGCCACCCGCCTCGCCGCATTCAGGCTGCCCCGCTACGACGACATCCCCGGCATCGACCTGTACATGGACCAGCTCATAGGCTACCTCGAGCAGACGCTCGAGCCCCTCTACCAGCCCGACGAGAAGATCATCACGCGCTCGATGGTGAACAACTACGTGAAGCAGGGCGTGCTGGCTTCGGCGGCCGGCAAGAAGTACACGCGCTCGCACATCGCCTACCTCATCGTCATCTGCACGCTCAAGCAGACGTTCTCCATCGCCGAGATCGACCGGCTCATCCGCATGCAGATAGCCAGCTTCGACACGCACGTGGCCTACGACTACTACTGCGACGCGTTCGAAGCCGCCCTGCGCGCGCTGTTCTCGCCCGAGCCGTCCAGCCCGCAGGGCCTGATGAGCGGCCTAAACGATGGGGATTTCGAGCGCGATCTGGTGCTGGCGTCCACGGCGGCGGTGGCCTACACCCTCCACATCAAGGCGAGCATCGCGGCGGCCGGTTCCCCCGATCGGTAA
- a CDS encoding ABC transporter ATP-binding protein, giving the protein MTAQHAARPAQTVVEVRGISKRYGGDARKRSEASVTQALDRVSLTVASGEFVGIMGPSGSGKSTLLNCLATIDAPTSGQIVIGGRTVTNLHGKELARFRRDDLGFIFQDANLLDTLTAYENIALALTIQKTPPGEIDARVREAARQLGIEEVLEKHPFQMSGGQRQRVAAARATVTRPHLVLADEPTGALDSKSAAALLESLEGLNARGATILMVTHDAVSASYCGRIVFIKDGRLYGELRRQGTDRSTFYRRIVDIVTGMGGDAEGALAHAC; this is encoded by the coding sequence ATGACGGCACAACATGCGGCCCGGCCGGCGCAGACGGTGGTGGAGGTGCGGGGCATCAGCAAGCGCTACGGCGGCGACGCCCGCAAACGCTCGGAGGCGAGCGTCACCCAGGCGCTCGACCGGGTGAGCCTCACCGTGGCTTCGGGCGAGTTCGTGGGCATCATGGGGCCTTCGGGTTCGGGCAAGTCGACGCTGCTCAACTGCCTGGCCACCATCGACGCGCCCACGAGCGGGCAGATCGTGATCGGCGGCCGCACGGTCACCAACCTCCACGGCAAGGAGCTGGCCCGGTTCCGCCGCGACGACTTGGGCTTCATCTTCCAGGACGCGAACCTGCTCGACACGCTCACGGCCTACGAGAACATCGCGCTCGCGCTCACCATCCAGAAGACTCCTCCGGGCGAGATCGACGCGCGGGTGCGCGAGGCGGCCCGCCAGCTGGGTATCGAGGAGGTGCTCGAGAAGCACCCCTTCCAGATGTCGGGCGGCCAGCGCCAGCGCGTGGCAGCCGCGCGCGCCACGGTCACGCGCCCGCACCTCGTGCTGGCCGACGAGCCCACGGGCGCGCTCGACTCGAAATCGGCGGCGGCGCTGCTCGAGTCGCTCGAGGGCCTCAACGCGCGCGGGGCCACCATCCTCATGGTCACGCACGACGCGGTGTCGGCGAGCTATTGCGGGCGCATCGTGTTCATCAAGGACGGCCGCCTCTACGGCGAGCTGCGCCGCCAGGGAACCGACCGCTCGACGTTCTACCGCCGCATCGTGGACATCGTCACCGGCATGGGCGGCGACGCCGAGGGGGCGTTGGCCCATGCTTGTTAA
- a CDS encoding GNAT family N-acetyltransferase yields MSLIFEQGNFEDAREVRTRVFMEEQGFANEFDEIDDDPAVIHVTAYDGGALVGCARTFPDPDAADEPGRWVFGRLAVLPEARGRGFGAALLAEAERRAREAGATEMRLHAQCRVTAFYERVGYERYGDVELDEHVPHVWMRKPL; encoded by the coding sequence ATGAGCCTCATCTTCGAGCAGGGGAACTTCGAGGACGCGCGAGAGGTGCGCACGCGCGTGTTCATGGAGGAGCAGGGATTCGCGAACGAGTTCGACGAGATCGACGACGATCCCGCCGTCATCCACGTGACCGCCTACGACGGCGGCGCGCTCGTGGGGTGCGCGCGCACGTTCCCCGACCCCGACGCCGCCGATGAGCCGGGCCGCTGGGTGTTCGGCCGCCTGGCCGTGCTGCCCGAAGCGCGCGGTCGCGGCTTCGGCGCGGCGCTTTTGGCCGAAGCGGAGCGCAGGGCGCGCGAAGCCGGCGCGACCGAGATGCGCCTGCACGCCCAATGCCGCGTCACCGCGTTCTACGAGCGCGTCGGCTACGAGCGCTACGGAGACGTGGAGCTCGATGAGCACGTCCCCCACGTCTGGATGCGGAAACCCCTATAA
- a CDS encoding ABC transporter permease: MLVKLAWGNVRKSVSDFGVYFLTVMLGVAVFYAFNSMTAQQGVLAFSETQDKMFELLGMVIGGVSAFIACVLVFLVVYANRFLIKRRKKEFGLYLMLGMGAGDVVKIVALESLIAGAASLAAGLAVGVGLSQLLLQVTSALFQADVAGMGGFAFVFSADALVQTIAVFAVIFVVAAALNARTVAKARLIDLLHAEAKGEDMRLTSLPLSLVLFVAAVALIGVAYKLLVDNGLMEPSPEFAAATVLVCIGTALFFYALSGFLLKLVQTVRPLYLRGLNMFTLRQLNAKVNTTFATLSIVCMVLFLALTSVCGGLGIRNASLESIEGGTDYSATVSTNFGTYTADTGYVPAELGTYGEFAAAQGYDMAAGLRASAKAVGAGDFDALVEGSAQVDMLVDPDDGLTMGDVEEASGLALTDFAGASVNAGYEAYPVYLAKLSQVNAALELAGHPALELGAGECAVFSDSDITAGFYERAIEKGAEVEVGGRAFKMAAFRSESLMTTPFPLNTGTVVVPDDAIPASAAILQSHLSVQCASDEDEKAFGELASAVADTTEPDTWPVTRSTTRTLVAEQNVGLSTIVAYLAIYLGFVLVVACAAILAIQQLSDASDSAGRYGLLRKLGAPENMVATSQFAQVLVYFLFPLLLAVAHSACALVVVTDVVAVFGHLDIGATALACAACFLAVYGVYFAVTFLGARKLARG; the protein is encoded by the coding sequence ATGCTTGTTAAGCTCGCCTGGGGAAACGTCCGCAAGTCGGTGTCCGACTTCGGCGTGTACTTCCTCACGGTCATGCTGGGCGTGGCCGTGTTCTACGCGTTCAACTCCATGACGGCCCAGCAGGGCGTGCTCGCGTTCTCGGAGACGCAGGACAAGATGTTCGAGCTTCTGGGCATGGTGATCGGCGGCGTGTCGGCGTTCATCGCGTGCGTGCTGGTGTTCCTGGTGGTGTACGCGAACCGCTTCCTCATCAAGCGGCGCAAGAAGGAGTTCGGGCTGTACCTGATGCTGGGCATGGGAGCGGGCGACGTGGTGAAGATCGTCGCGCTCGAGTCGCTCATCGCAGGCGCGGCCTCGCTTGCGGCGGGCCTCGCGGTGGGTGTGGGCCTCTCGCAGCTTTTGCTGCAGGTCACGTCCGCCCTCTTCCAGGCGGACGTCGCCGGCATGGGCGGGTTCGCGTTCGTGTTCTCGGCCGACGCCCTCGTGCAGACCATCGCCGTGTTCGCCGTCATCTTCGTGGTCGCGGCCGCGCTGAACGCGCGCACGGTGGCCAAGGCGCGGCTCATCGACCTGCTGCATGCCGAGGCCAAGGGCGAGGACATGAGGCTCACGAGCCTGCCGCTCTCGCTCGTGCTGTTCGTAGCGGCCGTGGCGCTCATCGGCGTGGCGTACAAGCTGCTCGTCGACAACGGCCTCATGGAGCCCTCGCCCGAGTTCGCGGCCGCAACGGTGCTCGTGTGCATCGGCACGGCGCTGTTCTTCTACGCGCTGTCGGGCTTTTTGCTGAAGCTCGTGCAGACGGTGCGGCCGCTGTACCTGCGCGGGCTCAACATGTTCACGCTGCGGCAGCTGAACGCCAAGGTGAACACGACGTTCGCGACGCTGTCCATCGTGTGCATGGTGCTGTTTTTGGCCCTCACCAGCGTGTGCGGCGGCTTGGGCATCCGCAACGCCTCCCTGGAGTCGATCGAGGGAGGAACCGACTACAGCGCCACCGTGTCCACGAACTTCGGCACGTACACCGCGGATACGGGCTACGTGCCCGCCGAGCTGGGCACGTACGGGGAGTTCGCCGCGGCGCAGGGCTACGACATGGCCGCCGGCCTGCGCGCGAGCGCGAAGGCGGTGGGCGCGGGCGACTTCGACGCGCTCGTGGAGGGTTCGGCCCAGGTGGACATGCTGGTGGACCCGGACGACGGCCTGACCATGGGGGACGTGGAGGAAGCGAGCGGCCTTGCGCTCACCGACTTCGCCGGGGCCTCCGTGAACGCGGGCTACGAGGCGTACCCCGTGTACCTGGCGAAGCTCTCGCAGGTGAACGCGGCGCTCGAGCTGGCGGGGCATCCGGCGCTCGAGCTGGGAGCGGGGGAGTGCGCGGTGTTCAGCGACTCCGACATCACGGCCGGGTTCTACGAGCGCGCAATCGAGAAGGGCGCGGAGGTCGAGGTGGGCGGACGGGCGTTCAAAATGGCGGCCTTCCGGAGCGAGAGCCTCATGACCACGCCGTTTCCGCTGAACACGGGCACCGTCGTGGTGCCGGACGACGCGATTCCCGCAAGCGCCGCCATCCTCCAGTCGCACCTGAGCGTGCAGTGCGCCTCCGACGAGGACGAGAAGGCGTTCGGCGAGCTGGCCTCCGCCGTGGCGGACACGACCGAGCCCGACACCTGGCCCGTCACGCGCTCGACGACGCGCACGCTCGTGGCCGAGCAGAACGTCGGTCTGTCCACCATCGTGGCGTATCTGGCCATCTACCTGGGCTTCGTGCTGGTGGTGGCGTGCGCGGCGATATTAGCCATCCAGCAGCTCTCCGACGCGTCCGACAGCGCCGGGCGCTACGGCCTGCTGCGCAAGCTCGGCGCGCCCGAGAACATGGTGGCGACGTCGCAGTTCGCGCAGGTGCTCGTGTACTTCCTGTTCCCGCTGCTGCTGGCCGTGGCGCACTCCGCCTGCGCGCTCGTGGTGGTCACCGACGTCGTGGCCGTGTTCGGCCACCTCGACATCGGCGCGACGGCCCTCGCCTGCGCCGCCTGCTTCCTCGCGGTCTACGGCGTGTACTTCGCCGTGACGTTCCTCGGCGCCAGGAAGCTGGCGCGGGGGTAG
- a CDS encoding DegV family protein, with translation MDTSRIALIVDSCTDVPPEDIERYGMYVVPLQVNYENESFLDKVTISPQEVYDRFAQEIPTTSTPTPAIAREVLERVVADGYEQAVIVTISSGLSATFELMRSLSAGIAGLECCLVDTKNIGMGAGLVVLAIARMLEGGATLDDVRREADRIVASTKVFFCVDTLEYLHKGGRIGNVTYAVGSLLDMRPVITCNEQGVYVTVSKAKGRRQSLKKAMACAEKFAAQFPRRTMAVVNGDAAAEAAEVRAELGERIDAEAWYEGQISPVLVVHTGPGLIGIGVCGA, from the coding sequence ATGGACACCAGCCGCATCGCCCTCATCGTGGACTCGTGCACCGACGTGCCGCCGGAGGACATCGAGCGCTACGGCATGTACGTGGTGCCCCTCCAGGTGAACTACGAGAACGAGAGCTTCCTCGACAAGGTGACCATCTCGCCGCAGGAGGTGTACGACCGCTTCGCGCAGGAGATCCCCACCACGTCCACGCCCACGCCGGCCATCGCGCGCGAGGTGCTCGAGCGCGTCGTGGCCGACGGGTACGAGCAGGCGGTGATCGTCACCATCTCGAGCGGGCTCTCGGCCACCTTCGAGCTCATGCGCTCGCTTTCCGCCGGCATCGCGGGCCTCGAATGCTGCCTGGTGGACACGAAGAACATCGGCATGGGCGCCGGGCTCGTCGTGCTCGCCATCGCGCGCATGCTGGAAGGCGGCGCGACGCTCGACGACGTGCGGCGCGAGGCCGACCGCATCGTGGCCAGCACGAAGGTGTTCTTCTGCGTGGACACGCTGGAGTACCTGCACAAAGGCGGGCGCATCGGCAACGTGACCTACGCGGTGGGCAGCCTCCTTGACATGCGCCCGGTCATCACGTGCAACGAGCAGGGCGTGTACGTGACGGTGTCGAAGGCGAAGGGCCGCCGCCAGTCCCTCAAGAAGGCCATGGCGTGCGCCGAGAAGTTCGCCGCGCAGTTCCCGCGCCGCACGATGGCCGTGGTGAACGGCGACGCGGCCGCGGAGGCCGCCGAGGTGCGCGCCGAGCTGGGAGAGCGCATCGACGCCGAAGCGTGGTACGAGGGCCAGATCAGCCCCGTGCTCGTAGTGCACACCGGGCCCGGCCTCATCGGCATCGGCGTCTGCGGCGCGTAA
- a CDS encoding HAMP domain-containing sensor histidine kinase — translation MARSAGRRRGGRTPNFARFFTKQLLLFVALAFLIVVVDFFLYTVIAYRESEANFNDGTPATVTRAADAALAQTDGAYRLDEAGAEALASHGAWAMLIDGKGAVAWSQNLPDDVPRTYSVNDVAMAAHYDDVAGYPTFFWDRDDGLLAVGFPKGAYWTMGLTYPASTMRNAPLYVLLVFAVDVAILFLLYAVSRRRTQNAVAPIADALDKLSEGRAAEVRLKGDLGEIGERLTEVSGIIEQKDAARVMWIRGVSHDIRTPLSMILGHADALAADEGLSAGARERAAVIRAQGLRIADLVTDLNTASQLDYDMQPLKLERVQLARLLRTVVAEHVNGGLDELHPLELDVEEGAADAIVMGDERLLTRAVENAIANARLHNEAGCHVAVSLAAREGSAAVRVADDGAGATREELAALEARLARSRTAKSAAGSYGEEHGLGLVLVDRIARAHGGALSLASDPGHGFAVEISLPLA, via the coding sequence ATGGCCCGATCGGCCGGCCGGCGGCGCGGGGGCCGCACCCCGAACTTCGCGCGGTTCTTCACGAAGCAGCTGCTGCTGTTCGTGGCGCTCGCATTCCTCATCGTGGTGGTGGACTTCTTCCTGTACACCGTCATCGCCTACCGGGAGTCGGAGGCGAACTTCAACGACGGCACCCCCGCCACGGTCACGCGCGCAGCGGATGCGGCCCTCGCGCAAACGGACGGCGCCTATCGGCTGGACGAGGCCGGCGCCGAGGCGCTTGCGAGCCACGGCGCCTGGGCGATGCTCATCGACGGAAAAGGCGCCGTGGCCTGGTCGCAGAACCTGCCCGACGACGTGCCCCGCACCTATTCCGTCAACGACGTCGCCATGGCCGCGCATTACGACGACGTGGCCGGCTACCCCACGTTCTTCTGGGATCGCGACGACGGGCTTCTGGCCGTGGGCTTCCCGAAGGGCGCGTACTGGACGATGGGCCTTACCTACCCCGCCTCCACCATGCGCAACGCACCGCTCTACGTGCTGCTGGTATTCGCCGTGGACGTGGCCATACTGTTCCTGCTGTACGCGGTGTCGCGTCGGCGCACGCAGAACGCCGTGGCCCCCATCGCCGACGCGCTGGACAAGCTCTCGGAGGGCCGCGCGGCCGAGGTGCGCCTGAAGGGCGACCTGGGCGAGATCGGCGAGCGCCTCACCGAGGTGTCGGGCATCATCGAGCAGAAGGATGCGGCGCGCGTGATGTGGATACGCGGCGTGTCGCACGACATCCGCACGCCGCTCTCCATGATACTCGGGCACGCCGACGCCCTCGCGGCCGACGAGGGCCTGAGCGCCGGCGCGCGGGAGCGGGCGGCCGTCATCCGCGCGCAGGGGCTGCGCATAGCCGACCTGGTCACCGACCTGAACACGGCCTCGCAGCTGGACTACGACATGCAGCCGCTCAAGCTGGAGCGCGTGCAGCTGGCGCGCCTTCTGCGCACCGTGGTGGCCGAGCATGTGAACGGGGGGCTCGACGAGCTGCACCCGCTTGAGCTGGACGTGGAGGAGGGCGCGGCAGACGCCATCGTGATGGGCGACGAGCGCCTGCTCACGCGCGCCGTGGAGAACGCCATCGCCAACGCGCGCCTGCACAACGAGGCCGGCTGCCACGTGGCCGTGTCGCTGGCGGCGCGCGAGGGAAGCGCCGCCGTGCGCGTGGCCGATGACGGCGCCGGTGCCACGCGCGAGGAGCTGGCCGCGCTCGAGGCGCGCCTGGCCCGCTCGCGCACCGCGAAGAGCGCCGCCGGCTCCTACGGCGAGGAGCACGGCCTGGGACTGGTGCTGGTGGACCGCATCGCGCGGGCCCACGGCGGCGCGCTCTCCCTGGCCAGCGACCCCGGCCACGGCTTCGCCGTGGAGATCTCCCTGCCCCTGGCGTGA
- the argS gene encoding arginine--tRNA ligase, which produces MQIREELEQLIDAAVSAACEDGSLALEQKPEAALERPRDEANGDWASTVAMRSAKLAKKNPREIAQIIVDHLPENDLVQNVDIAGPGFINIRLAPAALQGVAAQARAEKGDFGRGTIPEGQRKINLEYISANPTGPMHVGHGRWAALGDATARVMRHAGYDVFEEFYINDHGTQMDNFGESVAVRYQQLLGRDVELPEACYAGAYVKDIAQAIIDEDGDKWLDADPQERMENFRDRAYAYELAEQHRVTGRFGTTFDCWFSENSLYEPDETGKSAVDRSLEAMDEKGYIYVEDGATWFKSSAFGDEKDRVLIKANGEMTYFMSDVAYHYNKMERGFDHLINIWGADHHGYIARCEAMLAAWGWPGALEIMLGQLVNLFRDGEAVRMSKRTGEMITFEELIDEVGVDATRYLMLAKSSDQPIDFDIEVAKKKDASNPVYYVQYAHARICSILRKAADPADAAAAEAGEMSMDDLAAKVIPEGVDLLPLTHESELALMRKMDDFGPLVAQAARDRAAFRLTHYAQDLASLFHSFYTNCHVIGEEPALRDARLALVDATRIVLALSLGLLGVSAPAKM; this is translated from the coding sequence ATGCAAATTCGCGAAGAACTTGAACAGCTGATCGACGCGGCCGTGTCGGCCGCGTGCGAGGACGGCTCCCTCGCGCTCGAGCAGAAGCCCGAGGCCGCTCTCGAGCGTCCGCGCGACGAGGCCAACGGCGACTGGGCGTCCACCGTGGCCATGCGCTCGGCGAAGCTCGCCAAGAAGAACCCGCGCGAGATCGCCCAGATCATCGTCGACCACCTGCCCGAGAACGACCTCGTGCAGAACGTGGACATCGCCGGCCCCGGCTTCATCAACATCCGCCTGGCCCCCGCCGCGCTGCAGGGCGTGGCCGCCCAGGCGCGCGCCGAGAAGGGCGACTTCGGCCGCGGCACCATCCCCGAGGGGCAGCGCAAGATCAACCTCGAGTACATCTCCGCGAACCCCACCGGCCCCATGCACGTGGGCCACGGCCGCTGGGCCGCGCTCGGCGACGCCACGGCGCGCGTCATGCGCCACGCGGGCTACGACGTGTTCGAGGAGTTCTACATCAACGACCACGGCACCCAGATGGACAACTTCGGCGAGTCGGTGGCCGTGCGCTACCAGCAGCTGCTCGGCCGCGACGTCGAGCTGCCCGAGGCGTGCTACGCCGGCGCCTACGTGAAGGACATCGCGCAGGCCATCATCGACGAGGACGGCGACAAATGGCTCGACGCCGACCCGCAGGAGCGCATGGAGAACTTCCGCGACCGCGCCTACGCCTACGAGCTGGCCGAGCAGCACCGCGTGACCGGGCGCTTCGGCACCACGTTCGACTGCTGGTTCTCCGAGAACTCGCTCTACGAGCCCGACGAGACGGGCAAGAGCGCGGTGGACCGCAGCCTCGAGGCCATGGACGAGAAGGGCTACATCTACGTCGAGGACGGCGCCACCTGGTTCAAGTCGAGCGCGTTCGGCGACGAGAAGGACCGCGTGCTCATCAAGGCCAACGGCGAGATGACGTACTTCATGAGCGACGTGGCCTACCATTACAACAAGATGGAGCGCGGCTTCGACCACCTCATCAACATCTGGGGCGCCGACCACCACGGCTACATCGCCCGCTGCGAGGCCATGCTTGCGGCCTGGGGCTGGCCCGGCGCGCTCGAGATCATGCTGGGGCAGCTGGTGAACCTGTTCCGCGACGGCGAGGCCGTGCGCATGTCCAAGCGCACCGGCGAGATGATCACGTTCGAGGAGCTCATCGACGAGGTGGGCGTGGACGCCACGCGCTACCTGATGCTCGCGAAGTCGAGCGACCAGCCCATCGACTTCGACATCGAGGTGGCGAAGAAGAAGGACGCCTCCAACCCGGTGTACTACGTGCAGTACGCGCACGCGCGTATCTGCTCCATCCTGCGCAAGGCCGCCGATCCGGCCGACGCCGCGGCCGCGGAGGCCGGCGAGATGTCGATGGACGACCTGGCCGCGAAGGTGATCCCGGAGGGCGTGGACCTCTTGCCGCTCACGCACGAGTCCGAGCTCGCGCTCATGCGCAAGATGGACGATTTCGGCCCGCTCGTGGCCCAGGCCGCCCGCGACCGCGCCGCGTTCCGCCTGACGCACTACGCGCAGGACCTCGCGTCGCTGTTCCACTCGTTCTACACGAACTGCCACGTCATCGGCGAGGAGCCGGCCCTGCGCGACGCCCGCCTGGCGCTGGTGGACGCCACCCGCATCGTCCTAGCGTTGTCGCTCGGCCTCCTCGGTGTGAGCGCCCCCGCGAAGATGTAA